The proteins below are encoded in one region of Eulemur rufifrons isolate Redbay chromosome 2, OSU_ERuf_1, whole genome shotgun sequence:
- the SLC24A1 gene encoding sodium/potassium/calcium exchanger 1 isoform X1 encodes MGKLIRMGSQERRLLRPKRLHWSRLLFLLAILIIGSTYQHLKKPRGLPSLWAEVSSQQPIKLASRDLPSDEMMMVSGDPPEASSEMESEMLVPQGMAGKDAETLSITMENTPNMPRGTAKIIPTATKNTHSPTVAGTERVKENAPTTSSRVLNHYTPTSSRQTAKYYTPISRGEMQSHGPTKARGKVKKYTSSPPGRTVDTHAPSTFMAMGTSHATTPRTTAKDSETMATYKILKTNSPKRIVEETTPATLKGIVDNTPTFLTHEVETNILTSPRSIVEKTTLTTPRRVENNSSTSPWGLMGKNNLMTPQRTVLEHTPAISEGQVTVSTVTGSSPAETKASTAAWSVKNPPPRTSASTIKTAPATVWRLTKKASTAPSTSATLKVRAVPTTPVRHCVVVDPAPAMPIAPSLSLTTALLPEVPSSSASELPPGWSDHHPQAEYPPDLFSVEQRRQGWVVLHIFGMMYVFVALAIVCDEYFVPALGVITDKLQISEDVAGATFMAAGGSAPELFTSLIGVFISHSNVGIGTIVGSAVFNILFVIGTCALFSREILNLTWWPLFRDVSFYILDLMMLILFFLDSLIAWWESLLLLLAYALYVFAMKWNKRIELWVKGQLSRRPAAKVMALGDLSKPGDGAVAVDEPQDNKKLKLPSLLTRGSSSASLHNSTIRSTIYQLMLHSLDPLGEARPSKDKEEESLNQEARAQPQAKAESKAEEEPAELPAVTVTPAPAPEVEGDQEEDPAGQGDVAGAENTGEMTGEEGETPGEGEIGEKGGGETQLEGDGETKTEGKGDEQEGEIEAEGKGDNENEHEGEIQAEDGEMKGDEGETEGQKLNAENQDEAKNDEKDVGGEGGSDGGDSEEEEEEEEEEEEEEEEEEEEEEEGENEEPLSLDWPETRQKQAIYLFLLPIVFPLWLTVPDVRRPESKKFFVITFLGSIIWIAMFSYLMVWWAHQVGETIGISEEIMGLTILAAGTSIPDLITSVIVARKGLGDMAVSSSVGSNIFDITVGLPVPWLLFSLINGLQPVPVSSNGLFCAIVLLFLMLLFVISSIASCKWRMNKILGFTMFLLYFVFLIISVMLEDRIISCPVSV; translated from the exons ATGGGGAAACTGATCAGGATGGGGTCACAGGAGAGGCGGTTACTCCGGCCAAAGCGGCTTCATTGGAGTCGCCTCCTCTTCCTGCTGGCAATATTGATCATCGGTTCCACCTATCAACACCTGAAGAAACCCCGGGGCCTCCCCTCACTGTGGGCAGAAGTCTCTTCACAACAGCCTATAAAACTGGCCAGCCGGGACCTCCCCAGTGATGAAATGATGATGGTGAGCGGTGACCCTCCAGAAGCTAGCTCTGAAATGGAGAGTGAGATGCTGGTACCCCAAGGCATGGCGGGCAAGGATGCAGAAACACTTAGCATAACAATGGAGAACACCCCCAACATGCCCAGAGGAACAGCCAAGATTATTCCAACAGCAACCAAAAATACTCACAGCCCAACAGTAGCAGGTACAGAAAGAGTGAAGGAAAATGCCCCAACCACATCTAGTAGAGTACTGAATCACTACACCCCAACTTCAAGCAGACAAACAGCAAAATATTATACCCCAATATCCAGGGGAGAAATGCAGAGCCATGGCCCAACCAAGGCCAGGGGAAAGGTAAAGAAGTACACTTCCTCCCCACCTGGTAGAACAGTAGACACTCACGCTCCATCTACATTCATGGCAATGGGAACAAGCCATGCGACCACCCCCAGGACAACAGCGAAAGACAGTGAAACTATGGCAacctataaaatattgaaaaccaaCTCTCCCAAGAGAATAGTGGAGGAAACCACCCCAGCTACTCTCAAGGGAATAGTTGATAACACCCCAACTTTCCTGACACATGAGGTCGAAACAAACATCTTGACTTCTCCAAGGAGTATAGTGGAGAAAACCACCCTGACTACCCCCAGAAGAGTGGAAAATAATAGCTCAACCAGTCCTTGGGGGTTAATGGGAAAGAACAACCTGATGACTCCCCAGAGAACAGTCTTGGAGCACACTCCAGCCATATCTGAGGGGCAGGTGACAGTCAGCACTGtgacaggcagcagcccagcagaAACCAAAGCCTCTACTGCTGCCTGGAGTGTTAAGAATCCCCCACCCAGAACCAGTGCATCAACCATCAAAACGGCCCCAGCCACTGTCTGGAGGCTGACAAAGAAAGCTTCCACAGCACCCAGCACCTCAGCAACCCTCAAGGTTAGGGCAGTTCCGACCACCCCGGTCCGTCACTGTGTGGTTGTGGACCCAGCCCCAGCCATGCCCATCGCCCCCTCCCTGAGCCTGACAACCGCCCTGCTCCCAGAGGTACCCAGTTCCAGTGCCTCAGAGCTGCCTCCCGGCTGGTCAGACCACCACCCCCAGGCAGAGTACCCCCCGGATCTGTTCAGTGTGGAGCAGCGGCGGCAGGGCTGGGTGGTACTGCACATCTTCGGCATGATGTACGTGTTTGTGGCGTTGGCCATCGTGTGTGACGAGTACTTTGTCCCAGCCTTGGGTGTTATCACAGACAAGCTGCAGATCTCTGAGGATGTGGCAGGCGCTACGTTCATGGCTGCTGGAGGCTCTGCCCCTGAGCTCTTCACCTCCCTCATCGGTGTCTTCATTTCCCACAGCAATGTGGGCATCGGTACCATTGTGGGCTCCGCTGTATTCAACATCCTCTTTGTCATCGGCACTTGTGCCCTCTTCTCTCGGGAAATCCTCAACCTCACCTGGTGGCCCTTGTTCCGTGACGTCTCCTTCTACATCCTTGACCTGATGATGCTCATCCTCTTCTTCCTGGACAGCCTCATTGCCTGGTGGGAGAGCCTGCTACTGCTGCTGGCCTATGCCCTCTATGTGTTTGCCATGAAGTGGAACAAGCGGATCGAGCTCTGGGTGAAGGGGCAGCTCAGCAGAAGGCCAGCAGCCAAGGTCATGGCCTTAGGGGACCTCAGTAAG CCGGGCGATGGGGCCGTTGCGGTGGATGAGCCACAGGATAACAAGAAGCTGAAG CTCCCGTCCTTGCTGACCCGGGGGAGCAGCTCAGCCTCTCTGCACAACAGCACCATCCGCAGCACCATCTACCAGCTCATGCTGCACAGCCTGGACCCCCTGGGGGAAG CCCGCCCCTCCAAGGACAAGGAGGAGGAGAGCTTGAATCAGGAAGCCAGAGCCCAACCCCAGGCCAAAGCAGAAAGCAAAGCAGAAG AGGAGCCAGCCGAGCTTCCTGCTGTCACAGTCACACCAGCCCCTGCTCCAGAGGTCGAGGGAGATCAGGAGGAAGATCCTGCTGGTCAG GGGGATGTGGCTGGAGCTGAGAACACAGGTGAAATGACAGGTGAAGAGGGTGAAACTCCTGGTGAGGGTGAAATTGGAGAGAAAGGTGGAGGTGAAACTCAACTAGAAGGTGACGGTGAAACTAAAACAGAAGGGAAAGGAGATGAACAAGAAGGTGAAAttgaagcagaaggaaaaggagacaaTGAAA atgaaCATGAAGGTGAAATCCAAGCAGAAGATGGTGAAATGAAAGGGGATGAAGGTGAAACTGAAGGCCAGAAACTCAATGCTGAAAATCAAGATGAAGCCAAAAATGATGAGAAAGATGTAGGTGGTGAAGGGGGAAGTGATGGGGGTGAtagtgaagaggaggaggaggaagaagaagaagaagaggaggaagaggaagaggaggaggaagaagaagaagagggagaaaatgagGAGCCTCTGTCCCTGGACTGGCCTGAGACCAGGCAGAAACAGGCCATTtacctcttcctcctgcccatcGTGTTCCCACTGTGGCTGACAGTACCTGACGTCCGGAGGCCG GAGTCTAAGAAGTTTTTTGTTATCACCTTCCTGGGATCCATCATATGGATAGCCATGTTCTCATACCTCATGGTGTGGTGGGCTCACCAG GTTGGTGAAACAATAGGGATTTCCGAAGAGATTATGGGTTTGACAATCCTAGCAGCAGGCACATCAATTCCTGACCTCATCACCAGTGTGATTGTCGCTCGGAAAGGCCTGGGAGACATGGCGGTGTCAAGCTCTGTGGGCAGTAACATATTTGATATCACCGTGGG CTTGCCTGTTCCTTGGTTGCTTTTCTCTCTTATCAATGGATTACAGCCTGTTCCAGTCAGCAGCAATGGCTTGTTTTGTgcaattgttttgctttttctcatgCTCCTGTTTGTGATCTCTTCAATTGCATCATGTAAATGGAGAATGAACAAGATCCTGGGCTTCACAATGTTCCTCCTTTACTTTGTATTCCTGATAATCAGTGTGATGTTAGAAGATCGAATCATATCCTGTCCTGTATCTGTCTGA